The genomic stretch acacagtaaacagcatgatatttagttttggTTGGGAGATAGTAAAAGCACTGTTTTGCTGTTCCTGAAGAAAATCGTTAATTTTGTCTAACTGAGGCTGAGGAATGCATTTTACATAATATGACTAATAACTTTAGGCTGAAATGCCCCCTTAATGGATTAACTGTATGATGTAAATCAATTACTTTTTCTGTGGTTCCTCCTGCCttccgatgacagctgggataggctccagtaccccccgcgaccctgagggagaagcggcttaggaactgtgtgtgtgtgtgtgtgtgtgtgtgtttgtttgtgtggttcCTCCTCTTACACTGTAGACACGGCAGGGGGCGGTAAACACAGCACGTAGACGTCAGTATTTCAGCGAAGAAGATAAAGAACTCACGGGAGGACTCAAGCATGGCAGTGGACATGAGATTACCGACTGTCCGAAAACAGATATCTCTGTCAGGATCCCAGTCCACGGACGGTAAACACTTGGTTGTTCCGGGAGATGTGATCACGTCCGACACAGGTTTTATGAGGTAAATATGCTTTAATGTAAGATAGGGGGAGCCAGTTTGAAGCAGGACCACCAGTCTGATGTTAGCCTGCTAGCCGACTGATGTTGTTTGTAATTTCTTACTGCGAGCTggctacattttttttctttagaatttagaaccatttgtcactgaaattagacctctgcatttaacccatccgtgcagtgaaacccACATACAAGCACACTAGTgaacagtgagcacatttgcccggatcagtgggcagccctatccaaggcgcccggggagcaactgggggttaggtgtcttgtacAAGTCTTGCacttcagtcatagactgtcagcgaggggatcaaactggcaaccttccgatcacagggctggttccgcagcctccagcccacgactgccccctaaatATCGATTGGCATCACAAATAGGCACCTAATAAATAAACTTACATGCTAGCTTTCGATCTTCAGCGACCTCTCAGAATCGGACTATTTGTCCACGTGCaagataataatatatataataataataataataataataatgtctctATGTGCAACACAATTTCCCAAAAAATCATAGAAAATACGTAGCATTTAATACATCAGACTATACTATTGCAGTTCATATATGCTCTTATTGTGTGGgtaatgttacattttgtagttctgcagttacagactgtagtctattTGTAGTCGGTCTCTGGAAACTTCATTAGACCtgcagagcaggtattatttggatggtggatcattctcagcactgtagtgacactcattgtggtggcgtgttagtgtgtgttgtgctggtacaagtggatcagacacagcagtgctgctggagtttttaaacacttcagtgtcactgcgaaaagtccaccaaccaaaaatatccagccagcagtgtcctaaaccacatctaAAATAACAATACTGTGTCTGGTCCATGATGTCCCAACCATATAATACCTGCTCACTTGTGGACatgtggggtttttttggaGTTGGTTAAAGTGCTTATGTGCAACTGATTACTAATTGTACAAGAGGGATGTAAGAAGAGCCCTTATTTAGTAGGACGATAACTTGGGGAAGGAAACTGCATGGTTGGCAGTTTGGCGGAGTCTTTAGTGTCTCCACTTTGTTTCTTTTAGTGATAGAGCTCATCATACGTTTATTATATGCTTTCATTTTAGttgcacatttttttctcatgaGTACTGTCTTTCAGGGGCCATGGAACCTACATGGATGATGAGAAGCTCACAGCCTCAGTGGCGGGGGAGGTTGAACGTGTCAACAAGCTGATATGTGTGAGGCCACTCAAGACTAGGTAAGAATTTTGATGATGACTGATCCATCCACGTACAAGTTAACACAAATGTATTTAAGATTATGttcttcattattttttcaGGTTCAACGGTGAAGTTGGTGATGTGGTAGTAGGCAGGATTACAGAGGTTTGTAAAACTAGTtctgacagagaaaaaaagttgatATGCTAGTAATGTATCACATGAAACTAACAAGAATGTTTGACATCTCTGTTTTAATGTAGGTTCAGCAGAAACGTTGGAAAGTGGAGACCAATTCTCGGCTAGACTCTGTGTTACTTCTTTCCTCAGTGAATCTTCCAGGAGGAGAGTTGGTGAGCAGGAATACTGTTTATATTGATGCACACGCTGTCCTGAGCTTTATCTTGAACAGCTAaagctggctttacacagtgaaactttcatAAAACTAGTTATATGTGCTGCGAGTTGCATGCTGCATAATTTCTGTAATTTAATGACAACTAAAGTTGCCAGTAATACATTCagttaggctggctttacacagtgaaactttgATGCAGCAAGTTGCCTAttgtgagttgcctgcaacCTATAGTTTCACCCTACTTCAATAGTCAGCCCAATTATCTACTTGTGAAACATCACATTGTTCTCACTATGTAAAATCATCTGTGGCGTGTTATTTATGTTTGTAAATTTATCACATTATTGTCATCTTTGAATAATTTATTTAGCTGTCATTGCTGTTCCATTTTCTCTATGTATGTCTTGTAATTATTTGTCTGTTATTTTGTACTTCAAACGAGATGGGTCTAAAGAGAAGTGAGAATGAATAATTGTTACAGCAGGCTAACAAAGTGGAATAAATGCTGGCACAAACAGTTAAGCCAGATAGCTACAGAAACATTAGCTTTGGGAAACTCACAGTTGTTATTATGCCTGAGGTAACTGACATTATGAAGAAAAGCTAAACTTACATAAAATCCAGTGtctggaaaaaaacagcttctGTGTTATATTCTTGATCAGATCAGTTGTTTGAAATGATGTCATTCAGTATGATCACAATGCGTTACCTGCATTTTGATTGTAATTTTATTAAACTGATTTTACAAAGTTGCAGAGTTTCAGATTGCTTGCAAATTACATTGCTGTAAATCAGTCAAAATGATTTTTGTGTAAGCTTCATACAACTAATGGCTGTCTAAGGGTTATGAACTGCTATACTGAACTCACAATCAATGATTTTCAACAAACCTGGAACGTTGATTTCTTAGAGGAGGCGTTCGGCAGAAGATGAGCTTGCCATGAGGGACTATCTTCAGGAGGGGGACCTCATAAGTGTATCCTGACAAGAACTCATTTATGTATACCGGtctaatgtctttttttttttttatgcaaaagCCCCTCAATAACCCTATTGCTTCTGATTGTGAAAGAATTTCCTTGACTCATTCAAGGCAGAGGTACAGTCTGTATTTTCAGATGGAGCCCTGTCACTTCACACACGCAGCTTGAAGTACGGAAAGGTAAGGACAACATCTAAAGACTCTGTACTGCAGCTTATGTGTTTAACTGAACTAGCAAAAAGATGCATATGGGAATAGTGCACTTACCATAGGTGTACATTGGTGGTTGTTCCCTCAGTGTTAAAGGTCCCATAAaaggtttttgtgatgtcacaaaatccagCACATTTACCTATATACGCCTATTCATCTCATAGCAGTCTGGCCCCACCCACAACAAGAAGTTATAAGGATTGTGTCAGCCCACACTGCTTTTTGTGTGAGACACAGTATGGTGCAGCAAATCAGAATAGCCTGTACAAAAGTTCTGGCAAATCTTagtttatgtttacatttttaaataatttattactTGGATGGTGTTAACTGACTTTTATTACAAATTCATCAAAATGTCATTTGCCCAGAGGTGCCCAAAATGTTGCAAATATATATCCATCTTAAAGagacagtaacagaaacagcctgttaataaaaattgtcatgtaaaattaatttattgCGGTTTCTGGTATGTAAAACTCTTGTAAGTGAACCTCAGGCAAAACATGAATACCCTACATTCTACCTTTTCCCTGTGTTAAGTATAAGCCTTTTGTCTCATGAATACATGTATATTAGTgtcttgttgtttttgtttatctctCTTAGTTGGGACAGGGTGTACTGGTGCAAGTATCACCCTCCCTTGTGAAAAGACAGAAAACTCACTTCCACAATCTACCGTGTGGAGCATCCATAATACTAGGGAACAATGGCTACATCTGGCTATACCCTACACCAGGGCAGCAAGATGAAGAAGCAGGCGGGTACTACACAAGTCTGGAGGTGAGGAAAATGTCTGATctgattgaaaaaaaataatggatGGTTGAAATGCACTGAATTACAGATTGTGAGTTTGGAATTGTAATGTTTCATCTGTATTCAGTGCAGTGTTTGAAATATCTTCTTTCAGAATAGCAGTATTATGCAGTACAGTTGAGAAAACATTTAAGTCACAGGACTTTTTCCAGTACGGATCAAACACagatagaatttttttttaatttagagTACATATGAATTATAAAATTCAAAAACTCATACTGAGAATGAAAACATAACTTTAGCAGACTATTGTAGATAAAAAAATTCTTAAGTTAtaaataatcacacacacacacacagctcaaaaaaataaagggaacactcaaataacacatcctagatctgaatgaatgaaatatactctgctttgttctgtacaaagttgaatttgctgacaaaatcacacaaaaataatccatggaaatcaaatgattaaccaatggaggcctggatttggagtcgcacacaaaattaaagtggaaaaacacactacaggctgatccaactttgatgtaattgtccttaaaacaagtcaaaatgaggctcagtattgtgtgtggcctccctacaacgcctgggcatgctcctgatgaggtggcggatggtctcctgagggatctcctcccagacctggactaaagcatccgccaactcctggacagtctgtggtgcaacgtgacgttggtggatggagcgagacatgatgtcccagatgtgcgcagtcggattcaggtctggggaacgggcgggccagtccatagcttcaatgccttcatcttgcaggaactgctgacacactccagtcACATGAGGTCtggcattgtcctgcattaggaggaacccagggccaaccgcaccagcatatggtctcaaaagggatctgaggatctcatcttggtacccaATGGCAGttaggctacctctggcgagcacatggagggctgtgcggccctccaaagtaATGCCttcccacaccattactgacccactgccaaaccagtcatgctgaaggatgttgcaggcagcaaatcgctctccacggcgtctccagactctgtcacgtctgtcacatgtgctcagtgtgaacctgctttcatctatgaagagcacagggcgccagtggtgaatttgccaatcctggtattctctggcaaatgccaagcatcctgcacagtgttgggctgtgagcacaacccccatctgtggacatcgggccctcataccatcctcatggagtcggtttctaaccgtttgtgcagacacatgcacatttgtggcctgctggaggtcattttgcagggctctggcactgctcctcctgtttctccttgcacaaaggcggagatagcggtcctgctgctgagttgttgccctcctacggcctcctccacatctcctggtgtactggcctgtctcctggtagcgcctccaggctctggacactacgctctcagacacagcaaacctctttgccacagctcgcattgatgtgccatcctggatgagctgcactacctgagccacttgtgtgggttgtagagtccgtctcatgctaccacaagtgtgaaagcaccaccaacattcaaaagtgaccaaaacatcatccagaaagcatcggtactgagaagtggtctgtggtccccacctgcagaaccactcctttattgagtgtgtcttgctaattgccaataatttccacctgttgtctattccatttgcacaacagcagtgaaattgattgtcaatcagtgttgcttcctaagtggacagtttgatttcacagaaggtTGATTTACTctgagttatattgtgttgtttgtgttccctttgtttttttgagcagtgtaaataaaaatgtatgtgtgtgagagagagagagatactttttctaaaaatatttgcattatcCTGATATCACACTGAattgtttcagattttttaaactttattttaaatgtaaataaaaagcagTAATACATTAATTGAAACAGCATGGAACCTATGAAAAGATCTTCTTAGTGCTCTAACGTGTCTAGAGGGCAGCACTGAGCaatttcagtttaatttcagtttttaaatgatcatttcatttattgatgGAAAAAAGTAATCCAGCACCAACTGAATGTATTTGCTCTCTCAATCAGTTACCCAAACTGAATTGAGCATCACTTAAAAATAACCTTTCCAGTAATGTGAAGCAGGCAAAAAATTTGCAAAAGTAGAGAACGTCAGGGATAAAATACGTTTTCATGTCAGTGTAACTGTATTAATGTAACTATTAATGTAAACAATATGCTCTTCTGATCCTTACTTCTGTCTTGCTTTGGGGTTGCTCAGCCTGTTCCGCTGCCAGATCGGGAGGTCATTTCTCGGCTGAGGAATTGTTTGCTGGCCCTGGCAGCCCACAAAGTGCTGCTATATGATACCAGTGTACTCTACTGCTATGAATCATCCCTCTCCCACCAGGTATTTCCTGATTTCCTGATTTATGTGTAgttttctgtatgtgtgtgtgtgtgtgtgtgtgtgtgtatatatatgtgaacCAAAATTATAACATTAATCAGGAATGCataaattttaaataatcacattttattAGGACTTGTGTACATCGTTTAAAAATAGCTTTCTTTACAATGTCCCAACAGAACCTATTAAAAGAAACATTGTGTATAATTACCTGCATATGGCATAAAGTATAAATACATAAGTGAAAATCTGACCTGAGTTTTAAATAAATCTGCATTATTATAATTGTATAATGCTGCAGATTTATTTAATGGaatgtttaacttatttttgctttatCTCCAATGATTCAGATTAACTGACATAACTAGCAGCTAACCTTTACGAGTCTCTTTAGTTTGCTCACATGTAGTGGCTAAGGTTTAAGCTAAAATATCCCCAAAATTGGCCAGTTAATGAAATAGTATACTGTGCTTTTGTCTTATATTAATGACACCACCCAAAAAATACACAGCTACTGCAGAATCATCTTGTACTATGCagtaatacagcatttaaatacattgttttagGAAATATTCACAATTACATCATTAATTTTCTTCTTTCCAGTTGTTGTAATTTTAACACTGTAAAGGTTagtaaaacattataaactctACTTTAAACATTACCTTTGAGCGCAACCAGTGACTCATGGGCTGTAGAATGCTGCCCTTTTATTTAGACTGTCTACTGACATATCTGCGTGAATTAGGGTGTGCTACATGtaaataatgtgtaaataagGTGTTGGTAGGCTGACGCTTGATTAAATACTGAAGCTTATCATTTGTGCTCAGATCTCCACATCGTATTAAGGTTTAATGAATCAGACATAGAGAAGGTGGTCAAATCTGTACTTTTTTACGCAGCTTTGATAAGCGCCGGTGTGTTCTTGGTGTATGGTGACTGTTTTGagatgtgtgtttctgtgtgcttTCTGCAGATGAAGGATATTTTGAAACCAGAGATCATGGATGAAATTGTGATGGAGACACGACAGCGACTTCTTGAGCAAGAAGGATAGAGTGCCAGTAGTTGACGACATGAATTAAATACAAGTACTGGGCAGCTGTCTGCAGGCTTTCTTCTAGACCTTTGCATACTAATGACATGGAAAAAGTTGTCTTTTTATTCAGGGAAAGCAAAGTTGTTAACAGTTAAAAGTCACAGTGAGGCTTGGCATGTAGAAATGTGTCCTTTTTTGTGTTCTAATCCTTTTCACCTAGTCATCTGATTactatttctattctatttatcTATTTCTTTGCTATTCCTTGTCATTTGTCTGACTGAGAAAGAAGACACAGCTCATATTCACCAGTTTCAGGGAGATCCTCAGCCCTATAGTGTTTTCTTGGGCCACATGATACTTTTATTTGCAGATTTTGGAGGTGCTTTACCATGAACACTGTCCTTGGAACAGCAGTCCCTATTTTGGAGTCTTGTCTTTAAGCTCACACATCATTCAGTTGAAATTCTAATGCTaaagttaaaggagaattccactcatttttcaaGATATCTGCACAATTCATTTAGAGTGCTTTTGTATGAGATGTATCTTACAGACTtggatttttttacagtggtaatatagccattttatttgctatccagaCCAGTATACCTACACACATCTTCAGAGATTTATATATAATGTGGATAttggtaaaatagtggcaaaTCTGAAAAGTTTCCCCATATTTGGGACTATTTTGACATtcaatgctgtgtgtgtgtgtgttttctgtgctaTGGATCTCAAACTACTCTAAAACTATGTCTGAgacatcaggcaatgtatttgtagccattaattaaaaatacttTGAGACATAGCTTTAAGTGGTATTAAACTCTTTGGATATCTGGCTCCTATCATTACCATtgtgaactattctgactctgaaagtttctctggaatagagcatttcacattaaaccacgcAAAAGACTTTATCTTACTAATTGAATTATGCATCAGTTTTGAAAAGTCATAAAAATGAGTCCTACCTTTACATAATGGCTGTGAAGtattttgtgatagttttgatACAGTATAAAGATTTTGtatacagaagcattttgaTGCTTTTGATTCTTGTTCAATAAATTGCAGTGCCTTTGACACATGAATTGGTCCATTGTGTAGTGTTGGCACAAACTGGCTGGATACAACgaatatactctatatattaGAAAATGGTACTCATTATTCACTACGTCACCGCTAGGGGGCAGTGTTCGAGTAGAATTATGGGTGTTCGTACGGCTGCCCTCTTGCGGCCGCAAACAGGATTACACCACAACTTAAAAAGTATAACTGAACACAAGACGGCAAAATTTTATAGATATCCAAAAGGGAATAGCTACATGTATGAAGATGTATGAAAGAATGTGGGTATTTTGTGCAAACTAACATTGGCATCTACCTCTAAAAGATTGAAttaaaattcagtttaattcGTCCTCTGACCCCCTAACGGTAGTAAACTATTGTATACTATTGTATATCAGTATTCTAGGCACATATAATACAGTTTTATACAAATTTGTAGTTCCAGCAAGTTCTAGTTTTCAAACCCATTCTGAATAAAATCCAAAATACAATTATACATAATTTTACAGGGTCTTCgagtaaaaaaaaagtccttaatatgaggaaaaaaaacttctggTACTAGTTTGGCTTACAGCGCCCTAAAATAATGCAGAAGACACGTGTGAAAAACAAATTATATTAGAGTATTTATCTTTCAATTCTTTATCATAATTAGTAAACCCCTCATACatttttgtggaaaaatatagAGAAACAAAGTTAGAgatatttaagtaaaaatattCATATTCTCATATTTAGTTAAcccaaatacatttttttgaaaacggttAGCTCAGTTCCAGTTTGAATAAAATTAGTGGTAACT from Pygocentrus nattereri isolate fPygNat1 chromosome 23, fPygNat1.pri, whole genome shotgun sequence encodes the following:
- the exosc2 gene encoding exosome complex component RRP4, translated to MAVDMRLPTVRKQISLSGSQSTDGKHLVVPGDVITSDTGFMRGHGTYMDDEKLTASVAGEVERVNKLICVRPLKTRFNGEVGDVVVGRITEVQQKRWKVETNSRLDSVLLLSSVNLPGGELRRRSAEDELAMRDYLQEGDLISAEVQSVFSDGALSLHTRSLKYGKLGQGVLVQVSPSLVKRQKTHFHNLPCGASIILGNNGYIWLYPTPGQQDEEAGGYYTSLEPVPLPDREVISRLRNCLLALAAHKVLLYDTSVLYCYESSLSHQMKDILKPEIMDEIVMETRQRLLEQEG